The following proteins are encoded in a genomic region of Cydia strobilella chromosome 19, ilCydStro3.1, whole genome shotgun sequence:
- the LOC134750051 gene encoding E3 ubiquitin-protein ligase sina-like: protein MATRAIITMSERAMECPVCLETMTPPILQCQRGHSLCSRCTSRGLTQCPICRSPMTDMRNWAFEDIISKVNTPAPVPTPAAPSSKLLCPHKDAGCGFTFSQAKARELDEHANECIFRDMLCPLGAAFSNCFWIGKLKSMMDHFKQSHPSSCEIVSGVDTELELPLNQDLVKVYLAATGHMHFIITMKIDMTTTTASWVVQHIGSKKNARLYTYEIYLTSKQDVRRRSVMVEHCVNDVVEPLDVIREGRCAVMPLKMLTHYVTDNKVIFKLVIKKVPPTNVITS from the exons ATGGCAACAAGAGCAATTATCAC GATGTCGGAGCGGGCGATGGAGTGCCCAGTATGCCTGGAGACGATGACACCACCTATCCTGCAGTGCCAACGCGGGCACAGCCTCTGCAGCCGCTGCACAAGTCGCGGCCTCACGCAATGCCCTATTTGCCGCTCGCCCATGACGGATATGAGGAACTGGGCTTTCGAAGATATCATTTCAAAG GTGAATACGCCAGCCCCAGTGCCAACACCAGCGGCACCGTCGTCCAAACTGCTCTGTCCTCACAAAGATGCGGGCTGCGGGTTCACATTCAGCCAAGCTAAAGCACGCGAGCTAGATGAGCACGCCAATGAATGTATCTTTAGGGACATGCTCTGCCCGCTTGGCGCCGCTTTCAGCAACTGTTTTTGGATAG GTAAACTCAAAAGCATGATGGACCACTTCAAACAGAGCCACCCATCTAGCTGCGAGATTGTCTCCGGCGTCGACACGGAACTCGAGCTCCCCCTCAACCAAGACCTGGTCAAGGTCTACCTAGCTGCCACTGGCCATATGCACTTCATCATCACCATGAAAATAGACATGACTACTACCACTGCCTCCTGGGTTGTGCAGCATATTGGCAGTAAGAAAAACGCGCGTCTATACACATATGAGATTTATCTAACTAGTAAGCAGGACGTTAGGCGGCGCTCTGTGATGGTGGAACACTGCGTCAATGATGTGGTGGAGCCTCTGGATGTTATTAGGGAGGGGAGATGTGCGGTCATGCCGTTGAAAATGCTGACGCATTATGTGACGGACAATAAGGTTATTTTCAAGTTAGTTATTAAGAAGGTACCGCCGACTAACGTCATAACTTCataa
- the LOC134750208 gene encoding CCR4-NOT transcription complex subunit 10, which produces MSNSKDREEPVVLAHQCYMNKDYSSALQHLNELESLAGANNKRIQHNKAVVEFMASDMRNVEKFKKAITQITGVIFPEVDTKESSAFALYNYAVILYHSRYYYQCAVVLERLLNSKNVKDTKLHQQIVLLMMEATLCRRTFNKTLDVANNHAELMKSDSDINNMFERLVSRAKLLLGQKIKLTLTADSIENIFVIAQQHYINGDMKEAANTLGEYKTLKYNYDLKTQGEDIWAAINNNLGVIYMSVKKPFLSSKYFQHAVKEHFRAMESEDSERLIACKDRPLYVYNLGLALLAANNSEGAFECLVETARHYPNNPRIWLHLAECCIKKCCSDEAQQFTVKKLGSGPHTRIHFTKEIKEKYSTSGESFAIPTLSLEFAALCLRNAITLLPDQEPTIDATLPVVQAPPGPPINWKQCCDVKNSVLVLQSYVLLHMQDPLSALMSATELLNQPDVSNSHKAWAHIYAAEALINLDRITDAVEHLNPQMIHELVSVLPYQMRDMIAVSVWAKAAVCHILRGDLVTARKILLQINSPRVLPLQMYLEICTGNIENCHTTLRKLRSLSQ; this is translated from the coding sequence atgTCTAACTCAAAGGACCGCGAAGAGCCTGTCGTCCTCGCTCACCAGTGCTACATGAACAAGGATTACTCATCCGCTCTCCAGCACCTAAACGAACTAGAATCTCTCGCTGGCGCCAATAATAAGAGGATTCAGCACAACAAAGCCGTCGTAGAGTTCATGGCCAGTGATATGAGGAACGTAGAGAAGTTTAAGAAAGCCATCACGCAAATTACGGGGGTTATTTTTCCCGAAGTTGACACTAAAGAGTCATCTGCTTTCGCGCTGTACAACTACGCGGTCATTTTGTACCATTCGCGCTACTACTACCAATGCGCCGTAGTATTAGAGAGGTTACTCAACTCGAAAAACGTTAAAGACACTAAACTCCACCAGCAAATTGTACTCCTTATGATGGAAGCCACACTTTGCCGAAGAACATTCAACAAGACTTTAGATGTAGCTAACAATCATGCTGAACTAATGAAGTCAGACAGTGACATAAACAATATGTTTGAAAGGCTAGTTAGCAGGGCAAAACTTCTCCTTGGCCAGaaaataaagttaacattaaCTGCTGATTCAATCgagaatatttttgtaattgctCAGCAGCATTACATCAATGGAGATATGAAGGAAGCTGCAAATACTTTAGGAGAATACAAGACACttaagtataattatgattTGAAGACTCAGGGTGAAGACATTTGGGCAGCTATTAACAACAATCTTGGAGTTATTTATATGTCAGTGAAAAAGCCGTTTTTGTCATCAAAGTATTTCCAGCATGCAGTAAAAGAACACTTTAGAGCCATGGAGAGTGAGGACAGTGAGCGTCTCATAGCCTGCAAGGACAGACCACTGTATGTATACAACTTGGGGCTGGCATTGCTGGCAGCAAACAACTCTGAAGGAGCCTTTGAATGTCTGGTGGAGACGGCCCGCCACTACCCCAACAACCCTCGGATATGGCTACACTTAGCCGAATGCTGCATCAAAAAATGCTGCAGTGATGAAGCACAACAATTCACAGTCAAAAAGCTAGGCAGTGGCCCACATACTAGAATACACTTCACAAAAGAAATTAAAGAGAAATATTCAACCAGTGGAGAGTCATTTGCTATACCAACATTATCTTTAGAATTTGCAGCCCTATGTTTGAGAAATGCTATTACTTTACTGCCAGACCAGGAACCTACCATAGATGCGACGCTGCCAGTGGTGCAGGCTCCTCCAGGACCACCCATCAATTGGAAGCAGTGCTGTGACGTAAAGAACTCTGTGCTAGTTTTACAGAGTTATGTATTGCTGCACATGCAGGATCCACTCTCAGCCTTGATGAGTGCTACAGAGCTCTTGAACCAACCCGACGTCTCCAACAGCCATAAAGCGTGGGCCCACATCTACGCCGCTGAAGCTCTGATAAACTTAGACAGAATAACAGATGCCGTGGAGCACCTGAACCCACAAATGATCCATGAGCTGGTCTCAGTCCTCCCGTACCAGATGAGAGACATGATAGCTGTGTCCGTGTGGGCCAAGGCTGCAGTTTGCCACATTTTAAGAGGAGATCTGGTCACTGCTAGAAAGATTTTACTGCAAATAAACTCTCCCAGAGTTTTACCTCTTCAGATGTATTTGGAAATATGTACTGGTAATATAGAAAACTGTCACACAACTTTGAGAAAGTTAAGAAGTTTATCACAATGA
- the LOC134749889 gene encoding WSCD family member AGAP003962 has protein sequence MSRRSLFLIAATLVLLHFTIIVFMLSPLHGSRRTFYTSGYHRYSMRGGPSVAWCKDLHFKPPGPVVALISHPGSGNTWLRYLLQQVTGIMTGSIYMDYGLRTHGFPAENVTDGTVLVVKTHEAPPMDPDKFQAAVLLIRHPKDAILAEYNRLHKGHIGTAPKSAFKKKSHEHRTTDWAKFVSYQLTAWESLHDLWLTRFPGRILVVLYETLVRDTGPSLQRILDFLNHTVTKDDISCALANREGIYRRRKKLQDFDPFTADMYQALDRAHGRVRDLVANYSRKHNLTHTRLENVAPLK, from the exons ATGTCTCGTCGCTCGCTGTTTTTAATCGCAGCTACTTTGGTGCTGCTACACTTTACTATAATCGTGTTTATGCTGAGCCCGCTGCACGGTTCGCGGCGAACGTTCTACACGAGCGGTTATCATCGCTACTCGATGCGTGGGGGACCCAGTGTGGCATGGTGCAAAGATCTACACTTTAAACCCCCTGGGCCTGTTGTGGCCCTGATATCTCACCCCGGTAGTGGTAATACATGGCTGCGCTACTTATTACAGCAGGTTACAG GTATCATGACTGGGTCCATATACATGGACTACGGCCTGCGGACACACGGGTTCCCGGCAGAGAATGTCACAGATGGCACTGTTCTAGTTGTGAAGACTCATGAAGCACCCCCGATGGACCCCGACAAGTTCCAGGCCGCTGTGCTTTTGATTAGGCACCCAAAAGATGCTATTTTG GCGGAGTACAACAGGCTGCACAAAGGCCACATCGGAACGGCGCCAAAATCAGCATTCAAAAAGAAATCGCACGAACATAGAACGACAG ACTGGGCGAAGTTCGTGTCTTACCAGCTCACAGCGTGGGAGTCGCTACACGACCTGTGGCTCACTCGCTTCCCGGGCCGGATACTGGTAGTGTTATACGAGACCCTGGTGCGCGACACCGGACCCTCCCTACAGCGGATACTGGACTTCCTCAACCATACTGTGACTAAG GATGACATAAGCTGCGCGCTAGCCAACCGCGAGGGCATCTACCGGCGGCGAAAGAAACTACAAGACTTCGACCCGTTCACGGCAGACATGTACCAGGCGCTGGACCGGGCGCATGGACGGGTGCGCGACTTGGTCGCAAACTATAGTCGTAAGCATAACCTCACACATACGAGACTTGAAAACGTCGCTCCGTTGAAGTAA